In a genomic window of Candidatus Zymogenus saltonus:
- a CDS encoding NADH-quinone oxidoreductase subunit N — protein sequence MEIVMPDIQLLALAPEIILIIVAFLMLFFGPLVGGPNTKGGPKVGGIVSLVALTGAFLINLYIGQDEIVTLGGMIVKDAFSLYFNALVIIAAAFSIIISFGYINRFGIKEGEFYLLILFSTVGMMLMGSSADLLSIFIALELMSIPIYVLVGFRKENLRAREASFKYFILGAISSGIFVYGAALVYGSLGTTNLTAMAEALGSNISPVFLLGSAFIISGFLFKISAVPFHMWTPDVYEGANLPITAYMSVGVKAAAFSAFLRFAVVDLANTGDSWVLAIGFVAVATMSLGNTAALAQKNLKRLLAYSSIAHVGYILVALVAGSEYGISSILFYLFIYIVVNLGIFSLLVYFSKDGKECETMDDLAGFGYAHPLMAVCMGIFLFSLAGIPPTGGFMGKLFLFIAAVKGGYVGLVIVAVIASGVSVYYYLKVMMAMFEKGKDKAQKIKNPAAAFVVVLAAIITLYLGVMPGHFMELARICAAALF from the coding sequence ATGGAGATTGTTATGCCCGATATTCAGCTTCTGGCCCTGGCACCGGAGATAATCCTTATAATCGTTGCATTTCTGATGCTTTTTTTCGGCCCCCTCGTGGGCGGGCCGAATACAAAGGGCGGACCGAAGGTCGGTGGAATTGTAAGCCTCGTTGCGCTGACGGGGGCCTTTCTGATAAACCTTTATATCGGCCAGGACGAGATAGTCACACTGGGGGGGATGATCGTAAAGGACGCCTTCAGCCTCTACTTCAACGCCCTTGTCATAATCGCCGCGGCGTTTTCCATTATCATATCCTTCGGATACATAAACAGATTCGGAATCAAAGAGGGGGAGTTTTACCTCCTGATACTCTTCTCCACGGTCGGGATGATGCTGATGGGGTCTTCCGCCGACCTCCTCTCCATCTTCATAGCCCTAGAGCTTATGTCTATCCCGATATATGTCCTCGTCGGGTTCAGGAAGGAGAACCTGAGGGCCAGGGAGGCGTCCTTCAAGTACTTCATATTGGGGGCTATCTCGTCCGGTATCTTCGTCTACGGCGCCGCACTGGTCTACGGGAGCCTCGGCACGACGAACCTTACAGCGATGGCGGAAGCTCTCGGTTCAAATATCAGCCCCGTCTTCCTCTTGGGATCGGCCTTCATTATCTCAGGCTTCCTCTTTAAAATCTCCGCCGTCCCGTTCCACATGTGGACCCCGGACGTCTACGAGGGGGCGAACCTCCCCATAACGGCATATATGTCCGTCGGGGTCAAGGCGGCGGCGTTCTCCGCATTTTTGAGATTTGCCGTAGTAGACCTCGCAAACACGGGGGATTCGTGGGTATTGGCGATAGGCTTTGTTGCCGTTGCCACAATGTCCCTCGGAAACACGGCTGCGTTGGCCCAGAAAAACCTGAAGAGACTTCTGGCATACTCGTCCATCGCCCACGTAGGATATATCCTGGTGGCCTTAGTCGCGGGTAGCGAGTACGGGATTTCATCAATCCTCTTCTATCTCTTTATCTATATAGTGGTAAATCTCGGGATATTCTCCCTCTTGGTTTACTTCTCGAAGGACGGCAAAGAGTGCGAGACGATGGACGACCTGGCAGGGTTCGGCTACGCCCACCCGCTCATGGCGGTATGCATGGGGATATTCCTCTTTTCCCTCGCGGGAATACCGCCCACCGGCGGATTCATGGGGAAGCTATTTCTTTTCATAGCCGCCGTCAAGGGGGGGTATGTCGGCCTTGTTATTGTAGCCGTTATAGCAAGCGGCGTGAGCGTCTACTACTATCTCAAGGTCATGATGGCCATGTTTGAAAAGGGGAAGGACAAGGCCCAAAAGATAAAGAATCCCGCTGCGGCCTTCGTGGTTGTCCTCGCCGCAATAATCACCCTCTACCTCGGAGTGATGCCCGGACACTTCATGGAGCTCGCCAGGATTTGCGCCGCCGCCCTATTCTAA
- the nuoH gene encoding NADH-quinone oxidoreductase subunit NuoH — MASFDIIDILILTAAALAKIVVILTLTLGMVPILTWLERRGAGFIQDRLGPNRTNIFGITLFGLIQPLADAVKLIFKEDVQPRNADKFLFNFAPMLIVFGVIATFSVIPFGPDITIELIGREPLTIPLQLADINAGVVFVLAFSSFATYAILLGGWASNNKYSILGALRSSAQMISYEVTMGLSLIGLFMMFQTVSINEIVVQQGQFLWGIVWQPIGFILFLISAMIESNRVPFDMPEADSEIVAGYHTEYSSMKFAMYFMGEYAAMVVLSALIVTLFLGGWQLPFIDITQFIKNQYICALIGFAVFFGKVFFFLWFFVWVRWTFPRFRFDQIMRLGWKVLFPLGLANLLVTALFVLLFWDKVESFFKNISIFAG, encoded by the coding sequence ATGGCCTCCTTTGACATAATAGACATCTTAATACTGACCGCGGCGGCGCTGGCAAAAATCGTGGTCATCCTGACCCTTACCCTCGGGATGGTTCCGATTTTGACGTGGCTCGAGAGGAGGGGCGCGGGCTTCATCCAGGACAGGCTCGGGCCGAACAGGACAAATATCTTCGGAATAACGCTCTTCGGGCTGATACAGCCGCTGGCGGACGCCGTAAAGCTCATCTTCAAGGAGGACGTTCAGCCCAGAAACGCCGACAAGTTCCTCTTCAACTTCGCCCCGATGCTGATAGTCTTCGGCGTAATAGCGACGTTTTCCGTAATCCCCTTCGGACCCGATATCACGATCGAGCTGATCGGCAGGGAGCCGTTGACGATTCCCCTCCAGCTTGCCGATATAAATGCGGGTGTGGTATTCGTGCTGGCGTTCTCTTCCTTCGCCACGTACGCCATACTCCTGGGGGGGTGGGCGTCCAACAACAAGTACTCGATCCTCGGCGCACTGAGAAGCTCCGCCCAGATGATAAGCTACGAGGTGACGATGGGACTTTCCCTCATCGGGCTCTTCATGATGTTTCAGACCGTGTCGATAAACGAGATAGTGGTCCAGCAGGGTCAATTCCTCTGGGGGATCGTCTGGCAGCCGATAGGATTTATCCTCTTTCTCATCTCGGCGATGATCGAGTCGAACAGGGTCCCCTTCGACATGCCGGAGGCGGACTCGGAGATAGTCGCGGGATACCACACCGAGTACAGCTCCATGAAGTTCGCCATGTATTTCATGGGCGAGTACGCGGCGATGGTGGTTCTCTCGGCGCTTATCGTCACCCTCTTTCTTGGGGGGTGGCAGCTTCCCTTTATCGATATCACCCAGTTCATCAAGAACCAGTATATATGCGCACTGATAGGCTTTGCGGTCTTCTTTGGAAAGGTCTTTTTCTTCCTCTGGTTTTTCGTATGGGTAAGGTGGACATTTCCCAGGTTCAGGTTCGATCAGATCATGCGTCTCGGCTGGAAGGTCTTGTTCCCGTTAGGGCTCGCAAACCTCCTTGTAACGGCCCTCTTTGTGCTGCTGTTCTGGGATAAGGTAGAAAGCTTTTTTAAGAATATCTCGATTTTTGCCGGATAG
- a CDS encoding (2Fe-2S)-binding protein has protein sequence MVNLTIDDKKLTVEEGTTILNAALQNGIDIPHLCYHPNLKIRGTCRICLVEIEGMRKLETACSTIVKDGMEVHTRSERVEKARRGVIEFLLINHPLNCPVCDQAGDCDLQRYSRRYGREHSRYGEDKRDFPKHDIGGGLIRNMNLCIACTRCVRFARDILGIEEYGIFFRGNDQQVGIYQGGELKNAMQGCMVDVCPVGALTSKDFRFKKRVWFLDPKPSVCQRCATGCNTFIEVEDNVIYRISPRENQDVNDIWMCDIGRMTYHDMDDVEPVTFPMMKSGDQFFELSWERALEELASEIRERGEKGGFALVIGTGASVEDMASALLAADGNIGEERITFVTRVEDITKEKAAGNFLISEDFSPNTAGAKKLGISDKVKKIEDGINSKDITGILFLGCEIFEAGLPDALDLKKVKFTAVITDRLTTEIKKSAEIVIPAPHWSRKSGTFINSKGILQRIEAAVKPQMGVIPLTKVFADLAAAIDKTSADYDSFYKEVEKRVG, from the coding sequence ATGGTAAACCTGACAATAGATGATAAAAAGCTGACCGTCGAAGAGGGCACGACCATCCTGAACGCCGCCCTCCAAAACGGCATCGATATTCCCCACCTTTGCTACCATCCTAATCTCAAGATAAGGGGGACATGCCGTATCTGTCTCGTCGAGATAGAGGGGATGCGAAAGCTCGAGACGGCGTGCTCCACCATAGTCAAGGATGGGATGGAAGTCCACACAAGGTCGGAGAGAGTGGAAAAGGCGAGGCGCGGGGTGATCGAGTTCCTCCTGATAAACCACCCCCTCAACTGTCCGGTCTGCGATCAAGCGGGGGACTGCGACCTCCAGAGATATTCCAGGAGGTACGGCCGGGAGCACAGCAGATATGGGGAAGACAAGAGGGACTTCCCTAAACACGATATAGGCGGCGGGCTGATCAGAAACATGAACCTCTGCATCGCATGTACCCGCTGCGTCAGATTCGCGCGGGACATCCTCGGAATCGAGGAGTACGGCATTTTCTTCAGGGGAAACGATCAGCAGGTCGGAATATATCAGGGGGGGGAGCTCAAAAACGCAATGCAGGGATGCATGGTCGATGTCTGTCCCGTGGGCGCCCTTACCAGCAAGGACTTCCGCTTCAAAAAGAGGGTCTGGTTCCTGGACCCCAAGCCCTCCGTATGCCAGAGGTGCGCCACGGGATGCAACACCTTCATCGAGGTGGAAGACAACGTCATATACCGCATCTCCCCAAGGGAAAACCAGGACGTAAACGACATATGGATGTGCGACATCGGAAGGATGACGTATCACGACATGGACGACGTGGAGCCGGTCACGTTTCCGATGATGAAGAGCGGTGACCAGTTCTTCGAACTTTCCTGGGAGAGGGCGCTCGAGGAGCTGGCATCTGAGATTAGGGAGAGGGGAGAAAAGGGCGGCTTCGCCCTCGTCATAGGCACCGGGGCTTCCGTGGAGGATATGGCATCGGCGCTGCTTGCCGCGGACGGAAACATAGGGGAGGAGAGGATTACCTTTGTAACAAGAGTCGAAGACATAACTAAAGAGAAGGCGGCCGGAAACTTCCTCATCAGCGAGGACTTTTCGCCCAACACGGCGGGCGCAAAGAAGCTCGGCATAAGCGATAAGGTGAAAAAGATCGAGGACGGGATAAACTCGAAGGATATAACCGGCATTCTCTTTCTCGGGTGCGAGATATTCGAGGCGGGCCTGCCGGACGCGCTGGATCTGAAAAAGGTGAAATTTACAGCCGTGATTACGGACCGGCTGACCACGGAGATAAAGAAGAGCGCCGAAATAGTAATTCCGGCGCCCCACTGGAGCCGGAAGTCGGGGACTTTCATAAACTCGAAGGGAATTCTCCAGAGGATAGAGGCGGCGGTGAAGCCGCAGATGGGCGTCATCCCCCTCACAAAGGTCTTCGCAGACCTTGCGGCGGCCATAGACAAGACCTCTGCGGATTACGACAGTTTCTATAAAGAGGTGGAGAAAAGGGTCGGTTGA
- the nuoL gene encoding NADH-quinone oxidoreductase subunit L — MDNVIWIIPLLPLAGFLINGLGGRRLPDWLVSLVGVSLPVASFVLSVWAFLKLLKLGEGAEVTCTLYTWIFSGDFQVSLAFLLDPLSAVMALVVSGVGSAIHLYSVGYMHDDKSFARYFSFLNLFLFSMLVLVLAEDLVLLFLGWEGVGLCSYLLIGFWFDDMEKAKAGKKAFIVNRIGDFGFFIGMALIVLTIGTLNVPGMKEILESNPGVITTGMATAITLFLFVGATGKSAQIPLYVWLPDAMAGPTPVSALIHAATMVTAGVYMIARLNFLYVLAPTTMIIVALIGSLTALYAATIGIAQNDIKKVLAYSTISQLGYMFTAVGVGAFASGIFHLMTHAFFKALLFLGAGSVIHAMSGEQDIRKMGGLREKMPVTFWTFLIATLAISGIPPLAGFFSKDEILWKAFSTHLGGIGVLFWALGLVAAVVTAFYMFRLFFMAFTGESRASEDVKKHIHESPVSMSSVLILLGILSAVGGFIGVPELLGGHNTFERFLEPVLPHLGSRFSEHDAHLWEIVLLALSLVAAATGIFLAYVMYVKKTDIPKNFAKNYKAIYQLVYDKYRIDELYDRVFIRPFFALGRIFSGVVDLWIIDGIVRLVTAMTAGLGRAFNVSQAGDVRVYGRVLLGGLLLILIIVVFGRV; from the coding sequence GTGGATAACGTTATCTGGATTATACCGCTCCTACCTCTTGCAGGATTTCTTATAAACGGACTTGGAGGCAGGAGGCTACCGGACTGGCTTGTCTCCCTTGTCGGGGTTTCTCTGCCCGTTGCCTCTTTTGTCCTCTCCGTCTGGGCCTTTCTTAAGCTTCTGAAGCTGGGAGAGGGGGCCGAAGTCACCTGCACACTCTATACCTGGATTTTCTCGGGCGATTTTCAGGTCTCCCTCGCCTTTTTGCTGGATCCCCTCTCGGCTGTGATGGCTCTTGTGGTAAGCGGAGTCGGATCGGCGATCCACCTCTATTCCGTCGGCTACATGCACGACGACAAGAGCTTCGCGAGGTATTTCTCTTTTCTCAACCTCTTTCTCTTCTCCATGCTCGTCCTTGTACTGGCGGAGGATCTGGTGCTTCTGTTTCTGGGCTGGGAGGGCGTGGGCTTGTGCTCGTACCTCCTGATAGGCTTCTGGTTTGACGACATGGAGAAAGCCAAGGCGGGAAAGAAGGCCTTTATAGTCAACAGGATCGGGGACTTCGGCTTCTTCATCGGGATGGCCCTAATCGTTTTAACCATAGGGACGCTTAACGTTCCGGGGATGAAGGAGATTTTAGAGAGCAACCCGGGAGTGATCACGACTGGGATGGCGACGGCAATAACGCTGTTCCTATTCGTGGGCGCCACCGGAAAGTCCGCCCAGATTCCCCTCTACGTGTGGCTCCCTGACGCAATGGCAGGCCCGACGCCGGTCAGCGCCTTGATCCACGCCGCCACGATGGTGACCGCCGGCGTCTACATGATAGCGAGGCTGAACTTCCTATACGTCCTGGCCCCCACGACCATGATAATCGTGGCCCTGATAGGCTCGCTGACCGCCCTTTACGCGGCCACAATAGGTATAGCGCAAAACGACATAAAGAAGGTCCTCGCATATTCGACCATAAGCCAATTGGGCTACATGTTCACGGCGGTGGGCGTAGGCGCATTCGCCTCAGGGATATTCCATCTGATGACACACGCCTTTTTCAAGGCCCTTCTCTTTCTGGGGGCCGGAAGCGTAATCCACGCCATGTCTGGCGAGCAGGACATCAGAAAGATGGGCGGCCTCAGGGAAAAGATGCCGGTGACCTTCTGGACGTTTCTGATAGCCACACTGGCGATATCGGGGATACCGCCACTCGCCGGGTTCTTCAGCAAGGATGAGATACTCTGGAAGGCCTTCAGCACCCACCTGGGGGGGATAGGAGTACTCTTTTGGGCGCTGGGATTAGTCGCGGCGGTGGTAACGGCCTTTTACATGTTCAGGCTCTTTTTCATGGCCTTTACCGGTGAGTCGAGGGCGAGCGAGGATGTGAAAAAGCATATCCACGAGTCGCCTGTCTCGATGAGCTCTGTGCTGATCCTTCTGGGGATACTCTCCGCAGTCGGGGGTTTCATCGGGGTGCCGGAGCTCCTCGGCGGTCACAACACCTTCGAGAGGTTCCTGGAACCGGTGCTGCCACACCTCGGGTCGCGTTTTTCCGAGCACGACGCCCACCTCTGGGAGATCGTCCTCCTTGCGCTGTCCCTTGTCGCCGCGGCGACAGGAATATTTCTGGCCTACGTCATGTACGTCAAGAAGACCGATATACCAAAGAATTTCGCCAAGAACTATAAGGCTATATACCAGCTCGTCTACGACAAGTACAGAATAGACGAGCTCTACGACCGGGTGTTTATAAGGCCGTTCTTCGCCCTCGGGAGGATATTCTCCGGCGTTGTAGACCTCTGGATAATTGACGGCATCGTAAGGCTTGTGACGGCAATGACGGCGGGATTGGGACGGGCATTCAACGTCTCCCAGGCAGGGGACGTCAGGGTATACGGCAGGGTCTTGCTGGGAGGCCTTTTATTAATATTGATTATAGTTGTCTTCGGGAGGGTATAG
- a CDS encoding sulfite exporter TauE/SafE family protein codes for MLHFISNILPLFLIFLLTGAIMGLNAGFIGGGGGIYAVPILIYTFTLLGYSEENVGHLAVGTSLAVISTAALSSSIVHIKKGVIYRNVIVAMTAFGAVGAWIGGSVSVSIDVALFKRIFAVVMIIVGLRFYFGDKGTKGTIAGSENGTDGKPREISLRILVISGISGFLAGFFSSFFGIGGGIVMLPATLFLLRFCAVEAIAHSSCTTMINALFGALVHIYHGLGVEGLPPFSLGYVNYAAAVSMIISGTLASRWAAKRIHKVDHAKLFKIITVVIIVAAVVMLIGV; via the coding sequence ATGCTCCATTTCATCTCCAATATCCTGCCCCTATTTCTCATTTTTCTCCTGACGGGAGCCATAATGGGGCTCAACGCCGGCTTCATAGGGGGCGGTGGTGGCATCTATGCGGTCCCGATACTGATATACACGTTTACCCTCCTTGGATATTCCGAAGAAAACGTGGGGCACCTGGCAGTGGGGACGAGCCTTGCCGTTATTTCCACGGCGGCGCTGTCAAGCTCGATAGTCCACATTAAAAAAGGGGTAATATATCGAAACGTCATTGTCGCCATGACCGCCTTCGGAGCCGTGGGAGCGTGGATCGGGGGGTCCGTCTCCGTCTCAATAGATGTTGCTCTCTTCAAGAGGATATTCGCAGTGGTGATGATAATCGTGGGGTTGAGGTTTTACTTCGGAGATAAGGGCACAAAAGGGACGATCGCAGGCAGTGAAAACGGCACGGATGGAAAACCGAGGGAGATAAGCCTAAGAATTCTCGTTATCTCCGGGATTTCTGGCTTTCTCGCAGGCTTCTTTTCATCTTTTTTCGGCATAGGGGGAGGAATTGTGATGCTCCCGGCGACACTATTTCTCCTTCGTTTCTGCGCGGTTGAGGCGATAGCCCATTCGTCGTGCACAACGATGATAAACGCCCTCTTCGGCGCGCTGGTGCACATCTACCACGGTTTGGGAGTGGAGGGACTTCCCCCGTTTTCGCTGGGCTACGTAAACTACGCCGCCGCAGTATCGATGATAATCTCAGGCACCTTGGCATCGAGGTGGGCGGCGAAGAGGATTCACAAGGTCGATCACGCGAAGCTATTTAAGATAATCACCGTCGTCATAATCGTTGCGGCCGTAGTTATGCTGATAGGTGTTTAA
- a CDS encoding NADH-quinone oxidoreductase subunit M, with translation MDLPILSVIIFLPLLGALFVSILPKKGVRLLKWSAMLFMLINLALSIYLFILFGGKDIMFVERVSWIESLGIDYFLGVDALNVLMILMTALLFPIALIAGWERIGLKGESAKLYMALLLGLESALVGAYAALDIFLFYIFYEAMLIPMYFIIGLFGGERRIYATTRFVIYTIIGSLLMLVAILVIFFKHYATAGVFTGDIIALSAVSFAPGVKVFLFFAFVIAFGIKSPLWPLHSWMPDAYVQSPSSGSVLIAGLMSKVGIYGFIRFAIPLFHDLGEAYAPLVMALAAVAVIYGAMIATVQKELKRMVAFFSFSHVGMILIGLFSMNTNGVEGAVLQMANHAIIVSALFIIVGIMADRRDTTEIADFGGIGSVVPKLSTLFMVTILAAVGLPGLNGFVAELLIIFGAFKSSLVFGILVASGALLGAICMLWMYERVFFGKVTKKTNSSIKDLSARELLALIPLIVLMVWIGLFPGYFLNKIGPGVERYTKDFSAYSEAVVTSDFESPPILTEETTSDNNESEIPDSGGLQ, from the coding sequence GTGGACTTGCCCATTCTTTCAGTAATCATATTTTTACCCCTTTTGGGCGCACTGTTTGTCTCCATCCTGCCGAAGAAGGGCGTGAGACTCCTCAAATGGAGTGCGATGCTCTTCATGCTGATAAACCTGGCCCTCTCAATATATCTTTTCATCCTCTTTGGCGGAAAAGATATTATGTTCGTGGAGAGGGTGTCGTGGATAGAGTCGCTGGGGATAGACTATTTTCTCGGCGTCGACGCCCTGAACGTATTAATGATATTGATGACTGCGCTCCTCTTTCCGATTGCCCTGATCGCCGGTTGGGAGAGAATAGGTTTGAAAGGGGAGAGCGCCAAGCTTTACATGGCGCTCCTGTTGGGTCTGGAGTCCGCCCTAGTTGGCGCATACGCCGCCCTCGATATCTTTCTTTTCTACATCTTCTACGAGGCGATGTTAATCCCGATGTACTTCATCATTGGGCTGTTTGGCGGCGAGCGCCGTATCTACGCTACGACGAGGTTCGTGATATACACCATAATCGGAAGCCTACTGATGCTGGTGGCGATCCTCGTGATTTTTTTCAAGCACTATGCGACGGCGGGCGTCTTCACGGGGGACATCATCGCCCTCTCGGCGGTTTCATTCGCCCCGGGGGTGAAGGTCTTCCTCTTCTTCGCCTTTGTGATCGCCTTCGGGATAAAGTCGCCACTGTGGCCCCTCCACTCGTGGATGCCGGACGCCTACGTCCAGTCGCCTTCCTCCGGGAGCGTCCTTATTGCGGGCCTCATGTCTAAGGTGGGTATATACGGATTTATCAGGTTCGCCATTCCCCTCTTTCACGACCTCGGGGAGGCCTACGCCCCCCTCGTCATGGCGCTGGCGGCGGTCGCCGTTATCTACGGTGCGATGATAGCAACGGTCCAGAAGGAGCTCAAGAGGATGGTCGCCTTCTTTAGCTTCTCCCACGTGGGGATGATCCTCATCGGCCTATTTTCGATGAACACCAACGGGGTTGAGGGGGCAGTCCTCCAGATGGCGAACCACGCCATCATAGTGTCGGCCCTCTTTATCATAGTCGGAATCATGGCCGACAGGAGAGACACGACCGAGATCGCGGATTTCGGCGGTATCGGAAGCGTTGTCCCGAAGCTCTCCACCCTGTTCATGGTGACGATCCTGGCGGCTGTGGGCCTTCCGGGGTTGAACGGATTTGTGGCGGAGCTTCTGATTATTTTTGGCGCTTTTAAGAGCAGCCTCGTCTTCGGCATACTCGTGGCGTCGGGGGCGCTACTCGGCGCGATATGCATGCTGTGGATGTACGAGAGGGTCTTCTTCGGGAAGGTGACCAAGAAGACTAACTCCAGCATCAAAGACCTCTCGGCAAGGGAGCTTCTGGCACTGATCCCCCTGATAGTCCTGATGGTCTGGATAGGCCTTTTCCCAGGATATTTTTTGAACAAGATAGGCCCAGGCGTTGAAAGATATACGAAAGATTTCTCCGCTTATTCCGAAGCGGTTGTGACGAGCGATTTCGAGTCGCCCCCCATTTTAACAGAAGAAACGACGTCCGACAATAACGAATCGGAAATCCCCGACTCAGGAGGCTTACAGTAA
- a CDS encoding NADH-quinone oxidoreductase subunit I translates to MKRNIINISRSRNMTLWERLYLPEAIRGLYTTLRHVFMKKATIEYPDEEMPIHENFRALHRLNTDENGNVLCVACMLCATVCPANCITIVAGESDDPNVEKYPVSYEIDIARCIFCGLCEEACPKAAIELTTNYKLAEYYRTNLRYDKELLSKTPITRRKKE, encoded by the coding sequence ATGAAAAGAAATATTATAAATATAAGCCGTTCCAGAAATATGACCCTTTGGGAGAGGCTGTATCTTCCGGAGGCTATAAGGGGCCTTTACACCACCCTGAGACACGTCTTTATGAAAAAGGCCACAATAGAGTATCCAGACGAGGAGATGCCTATCCACGAGAATTTCAGGGCGCTCCACAGGCTCAATACGGATGAAAACGGAAACGTCCTCTGCGTGGCGTGTATGCTGTGCGCCACGGTGTGCCCGGCCAACTGCATAACGATCGTGGCGGGGGAGTCTGACGACCCAAACGTGGAAAAATATCCAGTCTCCTATGAGATCGACATAGCGAGATGCATATTCTGCGGACTTTGCGAGGAGGCCTGCCCCAAGGCGGCGATAGAGCTGACCACGAACTACAAGCTGGCGGAATACTACAGGACGAATCTGAGATACGACAAGGAGCTCCTCTCAAAGACACCAATCACCAGGAGGAAGAAGGAATGA
- a CDS encoding NADH-quinone oxidoreductase subunit J — protein sequence MIEAIIFYPTAVLIVVFSLMVVLHKSPMRSALFLLGTLFFMAFLFVLLSAHFVAVIQVLVYAGGIVVLILFSIMLLNLKKDEAEYKHIFTGKLISLGVSGLLFLILAIVFFTIYPGFSGELPAEFGTIREVGRLMITDYVFAFEAISLLVIASLVAAVVLVRGLTHKPQGGGD from the coding sequence ATGATCGAAGCGATTATCTTTTACCCGACAGCAGTCCTGATCGTCGTCTTTTCCCTCATGGTGGTACTGCACAAAAGTCCGATGAGATCGGCGTTGTTTCTTCTGGGGACGCTTTTTTTCATGGCGTTTCTCTTTGTGCTCCTTTCTGCCCATTTTGTGGCGGTTATCCAGGTCCTCGTTTACGCGGGCGGGATTGTGGTCCTCATCCTCTTTTCGATCATGCTGCTGAACCTGAAAAAGGACGAGGCGGAATATAAGCATATCTTCACCGGAAAGCTCATTTCCCTGGGGGTAAGCGGACTTCTCTTCCTTATATTAGCGATAGTATTTTTTACGATATATCCCGGATTCTCCGGCGAGCTTCCGGCGGAATTCGGAACGATACGAGAGGTGGGAAGGCTCATGATAACAGACTATGTCTTCGCCTTCGAGGCGATATCCCTTCTCGTAATAGCATCTCTGGTTGCGGCCGTGGTTCTGGTCAGGGGATTGACTCACAAACCTCAAGGGGGTGGAGATTGA
- the nuoK gene encoding NADH-quinone oxidoreductase subunit NuoK, whose amino-acid sequence MITTTHYLILAAIVFAIGAFGVLTRRNLLVMLMSVELMLNSANLTFVAFARNLGDMGGHIFPIFIMTVAACEVAVGLAIIVTIFRLGDTSDVLDLTFMKDIKSG is encoded by the coding sequence ATGATTACTACGACTCACTATCTAATCCTTGCGGCGATAGTCTTCGCCATCGGTGCCTTCGGCGTCCTGACAAGGAGAAACCTCCTTGTAATGCTCATGAGCGTGGAACTGATGCTGAACTCCGCAAACCTGACTTTCGTTGCCTTCGCCAGGAATCTGGGCGACATGGGCGGCCACATCTTCCCGATATTCATCATGACCGTGGCGGCGTGTGAGGTGGCCGTGGGCCTTGCCATAATAGTAACGATATTCAGATTGGGCGATACATCTGATGTTCTCGATTTAACCTTCATGAAGGACATAAAGAGTGGATAA
- a CDS encoding nucleotidyltransferase, with the protein MKRDRTSIVIMAAGMGSRYGGLKQLDPVGPNGELLIHYTLYDAHNSGFDKAVFVIRREFEDEFKEMVSRFMPSEMEAVYAYQGLEGLPEGRKKPWGTGHAVFVCRDLIDEPFGVVNADDFYGRSSFKALNEFLRSSECNESTYSMVGYLLKNTVSPHGAVTRGISNVTDSWLVTIEETRGIEIRDGSIGFEREGVWEKLDPLTAVSMNFWGFDPYIFEHIERELSLFLKENKNDQKAEFLIPNVVASLVENKRARVKVIDTEEVWFGMTHPEDREIVMGEIRSMIGEGVYPKKLK; encoded by the coding sequence ATGAAAAGAGATAGGACGTCCATAGTGATCATGGCGGCGGGGATGGGCTCCCGCTATGGGGGTCTCAAGCAGCTCGATCCGGTCGGCCCCAACGGGGAGCTTCTGATCCACTACACCCTGTACGACGCCCATAACTCCGGATTTGACAAGGCGGTCTTCGTGATCCGCCGTGAGTTCGAGGATGAGTTCAAGGAAATGGTCTCGAGATTCATGCCGTCCGAGATGGAGGCAGTTTATGCCTATCAGGGGTTGGAGGGTCTCCCCGAGGGGAGGAAGAAGCCCTGGGGCACGGGACACGCCGTCTTTGTTTGCAGGGACTTGATAGATGAGCCATTCGGCGTGGTCAACGCCGACGACTTCTACGGGAGGAGCTCGTTCAAGGCGCTGAACGAGTTCCTGAGGTCGAGCGAGTGCAATGAAAGTACTTATTCAATGGTGGGCTACCTTCTTAAAAACACCGTCAGCCCCCACGGAGCGGTAACGAGGGGCATATCCAACGTAACCGATTCTTGGTTAGTAACGATTGAAGAGACGAGGGGGATAGAGATAAGGGACGGTAGTATAGGATTTGAGAGAGAAGGCGTATGGGAAAAGCTCGATCCGTTGACCGCGGTCTCTATGAACTTCTGGGGATTCGATCCCTATATCTTTGAGCATATAGAAAGGGAGCTTTCCCTGTTTCTTAAGGAAAACAAGAACGACCAGAAGGCGGAGTTTCTGATCCCAAACGTGGTGGCCTCCCTCGTCGAGAACAAAAGGGCTAGGGTAAAGGTCATAGACACCGAGGAGGTCTGGTTCGGTATGACCCACCCCGAGGACAGGGAGATAGTGATGGGAGAGATAAGGAGCATGATAGGCGAAGGGGTGTACCCCAAGAAGTTGAAATAG